In the genome of Flavobacterium panacagri, one region contains:
- a CDS encoding MFS transporter, with product MKTNPNQKNSLKHVLFGSLIGTTIEFFDFYIYANAAVLVFPQLFFPSADSTMATLESLATFSIAFLSRPLGSAFFGHYGDKIGRKFTLVAALLTMGISTVTIGFLPSYESIGVAAPLLLMLCRFGQGVGLGGEWGGAVLLAIENAPPNKRAWYGMFPQLGAPIGLLLSGGTFLLLTDSMSNEDFMDYGWRIPFIASALLVIVGFYIRTKITETPSFENSKKEQEEVKVPFLELVKSYKNQLIFGTFAAITTFLVFYLMTVFTLSWATSDLGIVKRDGLLIQLFSVLFFALFIPVSAVVADKIGRRKMLILATAAIAVFGFFFAYFLSTGNIALVTVFACIGMSLMGFTYGPLGTFLSELFPTNVRYSGASLTFNMAGILGAAFAPMIAIWLAKTYDVSYVGFYLVIAALISLISFLVISKDEHKF from the coding sequence ATGAAAACGAACCCGAATCAAAAGAACTCCTTAAAACATGTTCTTTTTGGAAGCCTTATTGGCACAACAATCGAATTTTTTGATTTTTATATTTATGCCAATGCTGCTGTATTGGTTTTTCCTCAATTATTTTTTCCTAGTGCAGATTCGACTATGGCAACATTGGAGTCTTTAGCAACATTTTCAATTGCATTTTTATCCCGTCCTTTGGGTTCTGCTTTTTTCGGACATTATGGAGATAAGATTGGTCGAAAATTTACTTTAGTTGCCGCTTTGTTAACTATGGGAATTTCTACAGTTACGATTGGTTTTCTGCCAAGTTATGAAAGTATTGGAGTTGCAGCACCTTTATTGTTAATGCTTTGCAGATTTGGACAAGGTGTTGGTTTAGGAGGCGAGTGGGGAGGAGCTGTTTTATTGGCTATAGAAAATGCGCCGCCAAATAAGCGTGCTTGGTACGGAATGTTTCCACAATTAGGAGCGCCAATTGGATTACTGCTTTCGGGAGGAACATTTTTACTTTTAACCGATTCGATGAGCAATGAAGATTTTATGGATTATGGCTGGAGAATTCCTTTCATTGCCAGTGCACTTCTAGTAATTGTTGGATTTTATATTAGAACAAAAATTACAGAGACACCTTCTTTCGAAAATTCTAAAAAAGAGCAGGAAGAAGTTAAAGTTCCTTTTCTGGAATTAGTAAAATCATATAAGAACCAATTGATTTTTGGAACTTTTGCAGCAATCACAACTTTCTTGGTTTTCTATTTGATGACTGTATTTACCTTAAGCTGGGCAACTTCAGATTTAGGAATCGTGAAAAGAGATGGATTGTTGATTCAGTTATTTTCTGTATTGTTTTTTGCACTTTTTATTCCAGTTTCTGCTGTAGTGGCAGATAAAATCGGACGCCGTAAAATGCTTATTCTGGCTACAGCTGCAATTGCTGTTTTTGGATTTTTCTTTGCTTATTTTTTAAGTACAGGAAACATTGCATTAGTAACCGTTTTTGCTTGTATCGGAATGTCTTTAATGGGATTTACTTACGGACCGCTAGGTACTTTTTTATCTGAATTATTTCCTACGAATGTTCGTTATTCTGGCGCATCATTAACATTTAATATGGCAGGGATTCTTGGGGCTGCTTTTGCGCCGATGATTGCTATTTGGTTAGCCAAGACATATGATGTGAGTTATGTGGGCTTTTATTTAGTTATTGCCGCATTGATATCTTTAATTTCATTTTTGGTTATTAGTAAAGACGAACATAAGTTTTAA
- a CDS encoding T9SS type B sorting domain-containing protein → MKQKLLFLFLFLLVTVALFSQNKNQSIGFKENKGQIVDQNGKLNTAVKYLLNTNGLNVQLKTNGFSYDVYEVKRVSVINSNTAKTLPYSIPEKEDVRKEEFKLEYIFHRIDIDFTNSNPNVELVTQQKSGDFDNYYNIPNKLEGIIGVHQYKQVTYKNIYPNIDAVFTIPDDPKKTVEYNFVIHPKGKISDIKLKFNGAETNLDNNKILMDVRFGKIEETLPASWIEDGENKKEIAVEYIKIKKNLYGFNAPKDVSGKTIIIDPVPTRLWGTYYGGEELDYARSLFSKDDFVYMAGTTYSKNNIASSGAFQTSLLAEMNYDSYFVKFNSDGTRVWGTYYGGNNTDEILKIKVSNSNNIFIAGRSLSPTNIATPLSHQPVKSGYFDGFIAKFDSNGVREWGTYYGGLLNESINSILIDSNENFYVCGETNSKESISTIGAHQTTAGNLLDSTTDGFIAKFNSDGLQQWATYYGGNNLDVLNDCGFDSDGNIIFLGYSRSPNNIATEHSYQETIIKDDGFLVKFTPDGNRIWGTYFGGENNDYFYNIGLDSDYNIYCFGKTNSVNNISSPGVFQETYIESSGNYSTGCLIKFNNNGQKLWGSYFFPEILGGSVTKSGSIYFAGRAESGFQATENVFQETQNSGTKSYLVKFNTNGQREWATYFGGEMADNASTVYADNNFNIFLGGSTNSKTNIATPGTHQENLYPDKISYQPNTADAFLVKFKDCDSNASISSNSPICFGKTLELRASGGNGYTWTGPNGFTSSDQNPIITNVNSLNNGEYTCTLTGSDLCNNILKIKVTIGDIESPIPNLAILPIITGDCNTTITSLPTATDACAGQITGTTTSPLSYNLPGNYTIIWNYTDGNGNTSTQNQIVTITGQPLPSADPLQIFCVDQNAGLNDIQITGENVKWYSNLTGGTLVPITTLLQDKATYYASQTINGCESDRVPVKINIQVTFPPTGDANQQFCTGQNPTIANLQVTGNSVKWYNSSTNGSLLAETTNLENGKTYYASQTENSCESPRFEVRVSIVNTPSVPSGNPTQEFCKNENPTLENIPMNGQNLKWYDTNFSATPLPNTTLLENNRTYYASQTIGCEGDRTPILIKVHDTPAPTGNNSQQFCIDEIATLENLNITGTNIKWYDSATAGNILPETTLLQNAVYYAAQTLNSCESDRFAVNVKIQDTQIPIADSPQIFCIQKNAKISDIDVSGQSKKWYESISSNTSISESTLLENGMTYYVSQTISNCESDRIPVSITILGVTTGDCINFVDELPFPKFFTPNGDGYNDIWTIDAAYLAPGTGIKIYDRYGKLIKELAPNTSWNGTYLGNLEPASDYWFLATRFNGTEFRGHFSLKR, encoded by the coding sequence ATGAAACAAAAATTACTTTTTCTTTTTCTTTTTCTACTAGTTACAGTTGCATTATTCTCTCAAAATAAAAATCAATCTATTGGTTTTAAAGAAAACAAAGGACAAATTGTAGATCAAAATGGAAAATTAAACACAGCTGTTAAATATTTATTAAACACGAACGGTTTAAATGTCCAACTCAAAACAAATGGCTTTTCTTATGATGTTTATGAAGTAAAGAGAGTATCTGTTATTAATTCAAATACAGCAAAAACGCTTCCTTACTCAATTCCAGAAAAAGAAGATGTAAGAAAAGAAGAATTTAAGTTAGAATATATTTTTCATCGAATTGATATTGATTTTACTAACTCCAATCCTAATGTAGAATTAGTTACCCAACAAAAATCAGGTGATTTTGACAACTATTATAACATTCCAAATAAACTAGAAGGAATTATTGGAGTCCATCAATACAAACAAGTAACATATAAAAACATTTATCCAAATATTGATGCTGTTTTTACAATTCCTGATGACCCTAAAAAAACGGTTGAGTATAATTTTGTAATCCATCCAAAAGGAAAAATTTCTGACATTAAATTAAAATTTAATGGTGCCGAAACCAATTTGGATAATAACAAAATACTAATGGATGTTCGCTTTGGAAAAATAGAAGAAACACTTCCCGCAAGCTGGATTGAAGATGGAGAAAATAAAAAAGAGATAGCTGTTGAATATATTAAAATTAAGAAAAACCTTTACGGATTTAATGCCCCGAAAGATGTTTCTGGTAAAACAATAATTATTGATCCTGTACCAACTAGACTTTGGGGAACTTATTATGGTGGCGAAGAACTTGATTATGCAAGATCGCTTTTCAGCAAAGATGATTTTGTCTACATGGCCGGAACTACTTACAGTAAAAATAATATTGCTTCAAGTGGAGCTTTTCAAACATCGTTATTAGCAGAAATGAATTATGATTCCTATTTTGTTAAATTCAATTCAGATGGAACAAGGGTTTGGGGAACTTATTATGGCGGAAACAACACAGATGAAATTTTAAAGATTAAGGTTTCGAATAGTAATAATATTTTTATAGCAGGCAGAAGTTTAAGCCCTACTAATATTGCTACTCCATTAAGTCATCAACCCGTAAAAAGTGGTTATTTTGATGGATTTATAGCAAAATTTGATTCTAATGGAGTAAGAGAATGGGGAACTTATTATGGCGGTTTACTAAATGAATCAATAAATAGCATCTTAATTGACTCAAACGAGAATTTTTATGTTTGTGGAGAAACTAATAGCAAAGAAAGCATTAGTACCATTGGAGCACATCAAACAACAGCGGGAAATTTGTTAGATAGTACGACTGATGGCTTTATAGCAAAATTTAATTCTGATGGTTTACAACAGTGGGCAACCTATTACGGAGGTAATAATTTAGATGTTTTAAATGATTGCGGATTTGATTCGGACGGAAATATTATTTTTCTCGGATATTCAAGAAGTCCTAATAATATAGCAACTGAACATTCTTATCAAGAGACAATAATTAAAGATGATGGTTTTTTAGTAAAATTTACTCCTGATGGAAATCGTATTTGGGGAACCTACTTCGGAGGAGAAAACAATGATTATTTTTATAATATAGGCTTAGATTCTGATTACAACATTTATTGTTTCGGAAAAACTAATAGTGTAAACAATATTAGCAGCCCAGGTGTTTTTCAAGAAACTTATATTGAAAGCTCAGGAAATTACAGTACTGGATGCCTCATTAAATTTAACAATAATGGACAAAAATTATGGGGTTCTTATTTTTTTCCAGAAATTTTAGGAGGATCTGTTACTAAAAGCGGCTCAATTTATTTTGCTGGGAGAGCAGAAAGTGGTTTTCAAGCAACAGAAAATGTTTTTCAAGAGACTCAAAACTCTGGAACTAAATCTTATTTAGTCAAATTCAATACCAATGGACAAAGAGAATGGGCAACCTATTTTGGAGGAGAAATGGCAGATAATGCATCCACAGTATATGCTGATAATAACTTCAATATTTTTTTAGGTGGATCTACTAATAGCAAAACTAATATTGCTACACCAGGAACTCACCAAGAGAATCTCTACCCTGATAAAATCAGTTATCAACCTAACACTGCAGATGCTTTTTTGGTAAAATTTAAAGATTGTGATTCTAATGCATCAATCTCTAGCAATTCACCAATTTGTTTTGGCAAAACTCTTGAATTAAGAGCCTCTGGTGGAAATGGATATACATGGACAGGCCCAAATGGTTTTACCTCTTCAGATCAGAATCCAATTATAACAAATGTAAATTCACTAAATAATGGAGAATATACTTGTACATTGACAGGATCTGATTTATGCAATAATATTTTAAAAATAAAAGTCACTATTGGGGACATTGAATCTCCAATTCCAAATTTAGCTATTCTTCCGATCATAACTGGAGACTGTAATACGACTATAACATCTTTACCAACTGCAACTGATGCCTGTGCTGGACAAATCACAGGAACAACCACAAGTCCACTATCTTATAATTTACCTGGAAATTATACTATTATATGGAACTATACTGATGGAAACGGAAATACATCAACCCAAAACCAAATCGTTACTATTACTGGCCAGCCTTTACCATCAGCAGATCCTTTACAAATTTTCTGTGTTGATCAAAATGCGGGATTAAACGATATACAAATTACTGGAGAAAATGTAAAATGGTACAGTAATCTAACTGGCGGAACATTAGTGCCAATCACAACTTTACTCCAGGACAAAGCCACCTATTATGCTTCTCAAACCATAAACGGTTGTGAAAGTGACAGAGTTCCTGTAAAAATCAATATTCAGGTTACTTTCCCTCCAACAGGAGATGCAAATCAACAATTTTGCACTGGACAAAACCCGACAATTGCAAATCTTCAGGTTACTGGAAATTCGGTAAAATGGTATAATTCATCAACAAATGGTTCTTTATTAGCAGAAACAACAAATCTTGAAAATGGTAAAACCTATTATGCATCTCAAACAGAAAACAGTTGTGAAAGCCCTAGATTTGAAGTTAGAGTTTCAATTGTAAATACTCCCTCTGTTCCATCAGGAAATCCAACTCAAGAATTTTGCAAAAATGAAAATCCAACGCTGGAAAACATTCCAATGAATGGACAAAATTTAAAATGGTACGATACCAATTTTTCCGCAACTCCCCTGCCTAATACAACTTTATTAGAAAATAATCGAACGTATTACGCTTCTCAAACAATTGGATGTGAAGGTGACAGAACTCCAATTTTGATAAAAGTTCATGATACTCCTGCACCAACTGGAAATAACAGCCAGCAATTTTGTATTGATGAAATTGCAACCCTAGAAAATTTAAACATAACAGGAACTAATATTAAATGGTATGATTCCGCAACAGCTGGAAATATTTTACCAGAAACTACTTTATTACAAAACGCAGTTTACTATGCTGCACAAACTTTAAATAGTTGTGAAAGCGATAGATTCGCTGTCAACGTCAAAATTCAGGATACTCAAATTCCTATTGCAGATTCTCCACAAATATTCTGTATTCAAAAAAATGCAAAAATTAGTGATATTGATGTTTCTGGACAAAGTAAAAAATGGTACGAAAGTATTTCTTCCAACACTTCTATATCAGAATCAACACTTCTTGAAAATGGTATGACTTATTATGTTTCACAAACCATAAGCAATTGCGAAAGTGACAGAATTCCTGTTTCCATTACTATTCTTGGAGTAACAACCGGCGATTGTATTAATTTTGTTGATGAACTCCCTTTCCCAAAATTCTTTACTCCAAATGGCGACGGCTATAATGATATTTGGACAATTGATGCTGCTTATTTAGCGCCAGGAACGGGAATTAAAATCTATGATCGCTACGGAAAGCTAATTAAAGAATTAGCTCCAAATACTTCTTGGAATGGAACTTATCTTGGAAATCTAGAGCCCGCGTCAGATTATTGGTTTTTAGCCACACGTTTTAACGGCACTGAATTTAGAGGCCATTTTAGTTTAAAACGATAA